DNA sequence from the Sinomonas terrae genome:
GCGGGCGCCCGATCTGGCGGAGCTGCTGGAACAGCTCCTGCCACTCTCGGACCCGCAGATAGTTGATGAACTCTGCCTTGCAGAGGCGCCGGAAGGCCGACGAGGAGAGTTCCCGCTGCTTCTCCTGAAGGTAGTTCCAGAGGTTGAGGTAGGCCGAGAAGTCCGAGTTCTCGTCCCTGAAGCGTGCGTGCTTCTCGTCGGCCTGCTGTCGCTTCTCCGCGGGGCGCTCGCGGGGATCCTGAATCGTGAGCGCAGCCGCAAGCACCATGACCTCCCGGGCGCAGCCGCGCTTCGACGCCTCCACGATCATGCGTCCGAGCCGGGGATCGACCGGGAGCTGAGCGAGTTGGTGTCCGACGGCGGTCAGTCCGCCTGGGCGGCCGTCCTCCTTGCCGCGGGCACGACCGTTGTTGCGCCCCTTGCCGCGCTGCTCCGGTTGCGCTCCCGGCTCCGCCAGGGCGCCGAGCTCGCGGAGGAGCAGGACGCCGTCGTTGATTGCCCGGCTCTCGGGCGGTTCGACGAACGGGAAGGCCTCGACATCCTTCGGGCCGCGAGCGATGCCCATCGCCGTCATCTGGAGGATGACGGCCGCGAGGTTGGTCCTCAAGATCTCCGGATCTGTGAATTCCGGCCTGGAAAGGTAGTCCTCTTCCGAGTAGAGGCGGATGCAGATGCCCTCTGAGACGCGGCCGCAGCGGCCCGCGCGCTGGTTCGCGGAAGCCTGCGAGACCCGTTCGATCGGCAGCCTCTGCACCTTCGTGCGGTGTGAGTAACGAGAGATGCGGGCTGTGCCCGTGTCGATGACGTACTTGATGCCCGGGACGGTGAGCGAGGTCTCGGCTACGTTTGTCGCGAGGACGATGCGCCGCCGTCCGCCGGGCGCGAAGACGCGGTGCTGTTCCGCGAGCGACAGCCGCGCGTAGAGCGGGAGGATTTCGGCGCCGGCGAGACGACGGTTCGACTGGAGGCGAGAGCCGAGGGCATCGGCGGCGTCGCGGATCTCGCGCTCACCCGAAAAGAAGATGAGGATGTCGCCCGGATCTTCGCGCGAGAGTTCTTCGACCGCGTCGCATACCGCGTCGAGGGGGTCCCGATCGTCCTCGAGCGCGTCGTCGGACCGCGCGACGGATGTCTCGTCGTCGTCCGCCGTGCCTTCGGCCGATGCCTCGGCGACGAGCGGGCGGTAGCGGATCTCGACCGGGTAGGTGCGGCCTGAGACCTCGAGCACCGGAGCCGGTTCAGTCGTTCCGCCGGGCAGTTCGCGCGCGAAGTGCCGGGCGAACCTCTCGGGATCGATCGTCGCCGACGTGATGATGACCTTGAGGTCTGGCCGCTGGGGGAGGACGCGCTTGAGGTAGCCGAGGATGAAGTCGATGTTGAGGCTGCGTTCATGCGCCTCGTCGATGATGATCGTCGAGTAGCGCCGGAGGAGGCGGTCCCGCTGGATCTCGGCGAGCAGGATGCCGTCGGTCATGAGCTTGACCTTCGTCTCCGGCCCGACTTCGCCCGTGAATCGGACCTGGAACCCGACCTCCTGGCCGAGCTCCACTCCCAGTTCTTCCGCGATCCGCTCGGCAACCGTGCGGGCCGCGAGGCGCCTCGGCTGGGTGTGGCCGATCAATCCCTTCTCGGCGAGGCCGAGCTCGAGGCACATCTTCGGAATCTGGGTCGTCTTGCCGGAACCAGTCTCGCCCGCGATGATCGTGACCTGATTGGCGGCGATCGCCTCCATGAGCTCGTCGCGCCGTTCTGAGACCGGCAGAGCGCTGGGGTACGTAATCGTCAAGGCCATGGCTGATCCAGTCTAGTTGGCCCCTCCAAATCCCTAGGCCTCTGTTCTGCCGCCCGTTCGAGCGGCGCGAGGCTGATTCACCAGACCGCATCGCCTCGCAGCACGACGTCGCTTCCGCCGTCGACGTAGATGATCTGCCCGCACACGTGCGTGTTCTCCTCGCTGCCGAGCCATGCCAGCAGTCGGGCGACGACGATGGGATCGGCGATGCCGTTGAGGGGCATCGGGACATTCTGTAGTAGGACCTCGCGTCCCTGCTCCGTCGAGATGAGATCCGCTGTCATGGGGGTGGCGATGATGCCGGGAGCGACGGCATTGAGGGGGATCCCAGAACCGGCCCACCGTTGATTCGCAGCCTCACGGCGCACCCATCGCGAGAGGCCGAGTTTGGTGGAGGCGTAGATGAGTGTGCCCGTTGCCCGCGTTGTTCCAGTAGCTCCTTGGTTGCCTTTCCGATGCCGGAGGCGGCGCCGGTGACGACTGATGTGCGTGGCATGGGTCCTCTCATCCTTGTTTTTTACGAGGTGGGTCCTTGTGGGCTCGATCCCCTCATTGGGGTCGCAACGGCCTTGCACTTCTTAGCGTGCCGCCTTGCGCGCCTTCTGTTTAGAGCCGTTGGTCCCGATCAAATACTTGTATTTCCGACAAGCTGAATTTGACATACTCGCGCTATGGGCGAAACGATTACTTGGGGCAGCCCAGACGAATGGGGAATGCGACAGCGTGCATCAACAGGAGCTTTTGAGTGGACTGGATCGCTGAATGAAGCTCGATGTGCAAACATTTCCAAGTCCTATGGCCGAATTCGGTTCCGGCTATATTGGGCCCATGGCTCTGGGAAATCCACCAATCTTGCGGCGAGGTTGCCGCTATGGGATTCGAACACTGTCGCGGCGGCGAGCGAGCGGTTGGTCCAAAATTTCGGGTCGCCGTACTGCCGAGGAAATTGGCGAGGCAATGTGGTTGCGCCGAGTCAGAGTGAGCCACCTCGGGCCCAGCGAGTGAGCCTTGAGGGTCATGACGAGAGGACGTTATGGAGAGAACTCAAGCGAAAGAACTGGCGTCGGCGCTGCGGAAGCGAGGCGTTGAGGAGTCCGCGCTTCCGGCCTTGCTCGCGAAGGCAGACGAGATGTCGGCGGAGCAAGGCGAAAGCTTCCTGCCCCGTCTCTTCGCCGAGCAGGTCCCGCGCTCGAAGCATCAGTCACCCGGGAAGATCCTCGGAAACCTCGCGGCGTATTTCGGCATCCTCGCCCTGGGCGGCCCCCTCGCCATCAGGCTCTTGACGGGTGCTTCCTTCGGCCTCCCTGGCCAACTTGTCTACCTGGGCTGCATCATCGTGATTCTGCTCGCCCTGATCTTCGCTGCCGCCGCTCTCGACCGAAGACTGCCACCGGGATGGGGATCAGAACGCGAATCCCGGAAATCAGAAGGCGGGTCCTGAAAGCCAGACCGCCAACCACGGCAAGAGGAGTGAGCTGCGCCTCGCCGACCGACAAGCCAAAAAGGGCCCCGCCGACCAAGTCGGCGGGGCCCTTTCGTGGTGCCCTCGATAGGATTCGAACCTACGGCCTTCTGCTCCGGAGGCAGACGCTCTATCCCCTGAGCTACGAGGGCCCGTCCGTGGGGACTCATCGAGCTTATCAGGTGCTGACCCCGGCCACGCAAACCGGCGGGAACGCAACCCGCCACGCCGCCAGGGAGCCGCGGAAAGCCCGGCGGTGAGTCTATTCGAGGTAGTTCTCGACGACGTCCGCGGACCGAGGAGCCGCCTCTTTCGGATTCTCGCCGTACTGACGCTTGGCGCGGCGCTGCCGCAGCAGGTCCCAGCACTGGTCGAGCTGTGCTTCGACCGAGGTCAGCCGCTGGTGCTCCTCGTCCTCGGAGATCTTGCCGTCTCCGAGAGCCGAGCGCAGGCTGTGCTCTTCGTCGATGAGCTCCTTGATGCGGTTCTGGATGTCCTGGTCCATGCTCACTCCTTCCAGAAGGGGTATCCGCTCGCCAGCCTACGCCGTTGGCCTGCCGGTCAGTAGCCCGAGAAGGCGTCCCGGCGGACGTGCCGAGCCCCTGCCTCCCGCACCTCCCGCGCCACGGCTCCGACGAACGACGGCGGGCCGGAGACATACGCCGTGCGCGAATCGATGTCGGGGACCAGCTCCCGGAGCCTCGCGGCTGTGAACGGCGCGGAGCCGGCGTCCTCCGCAAAGTCCGCGGGAGCTCCGCCGTCGGACATCCGGACGACGACCCGCGCGCCGGACGCGCGCAGGACGTCCGCGAAGGCGAGCTCCGTGGGGTTGGGCACCGAGGCGAGGAGCGCGACATCGCGTGCCTCGCCCGAGTTCCGCGCCGCCCTCAGCATCGAGGCGAACGGTGTGATTCCGATGCCACCGGCGATGAGCAGAAGCTTCTCATCCACGTCGCGGGGGAGCACGAAGTCGCCGCCCACCGCGGCCAGGTACACCCGTTGGCCGGGGACCAAGTCCATGAGCGAACGCTTGGAGTGCGACACCGGCGGCGCGGTGCTCACGCCGAAAGCGACGACGTCCGAGGAAGGCGCACTCGTGAAGCTGAAGGTCCTCCGGCTTCCGGCTCCGGTCACGCCCCCGCCGTGAAGGGATAGCTCGGCGTACTGGCCGGGCACGAAGCGCACCCGCCGGGACGGCAGGAACACGAACTCGTAGGAGCTGGGTGTGAGCGTGCGCCTTTCCACGAAGCGGAGGCTCGCGCCTCGGGTCAGCCCGAGCGCGAAGGCCAGGAGATTGCCGATGAGGAGTGCCAGTTCGGGCGAAGCAGAGACGGGGCCAA
Encoded proteins:
- a CDS encoding SDR family oxidoreductase encodes the protein MQGRCDPNEGIEPTRTHLVKNKDERTHATHISRHRRRLRHRKGNQGATGTTRATGTLIYASTKLGLSRWVRREAANQRWAGSGIPLNAVAPGIIATPMTADLISTEQGREVLLQNVPMPLNGIADPIVVARLLAWLGSEENTHVCGQIIYVDGGSDVVLRGDAVW
- a CDS encoding DUF2630 family protein codes for the protein MDQDIQNRIKELIDEEHSLRSALGDGKISEDEEHQRLTSVEAQLDQCWDLLRQRRAKRQYGENPKEAAPRSADVVENYLE
- a CDS encoding FAD-dependent oxidoreductase, coding for MTPTVSAPNAVRLRLVTALGRLPMYRLVVLVLAVIAAYSVILGALGWLPFSGPAMLASLVVCLAASYGVNRVAAAAAHVAPQADSALITGLLLYFLFWPSLAPLDLAVTALACTAATLSKYLLALRGRHAFNPAALGAFVVGLTGWGAATWWVGTPAMLWLVLPGALLVLYRVQRLAMAGLFAVVALAVATAVVAQVGVSPLSSLWQALAQGPLVFFAGFMLSEPLTMPGRRPYQFGYSAIIGLAYALPFALGPVSASPELALLIGNLLAFALGLTRGASLRFVERRTLTPSSYEFVFLPSRRVRFVPGQYAELSLHGGGVTGAGSRRTFSFTSAPSSDVVAFGVSTAPPVSHSKRSLMDLVPGQRVYLAAVGGDFVLPRDVDEKLLLIAGGIGITPFASMLRAARNSGEARDVALLASVPNPTELAFADVLRASGARVVVRMSDGGAPADFAEDAGSAPFTAARLRELVPDIDSRTAYVSGPPSFVGAVAREVREAGARHVRRDAFSGY